From Cyprinus carpio isolate SPL01 chromosome A18, ASM1834038v1, whole genome shotgun sequence:
AATGGAACCAACTTTCAGTCAcctaaatgagaaaaagtaaaacattagatcacaaaaaaaacaggattcaAAAGTTGTGATTCAGTGGTGAAACTCAGCTCACCTGTCTCAGCCCAAATGCTTGTGCTGATGTTTCTCATAGCTCACTGCATTGTTGGAGTTACTTCCtgaagaataaagaataaattaattgtcATTCTATTAATAATGGCTGCTTTTATTCTTCCCTCCCCTACAGctgaaacacaaaattaattgGTGGTTGTACTAACCTAAATAATCCTTGTAATCTTTGAAGGATTTGTGTCTCAGGCTACGTCCATCTAGAGAGAGAACAGttaattgtttattgtattactatttttatttaaatatactaattATAAAATCTGCTGttgaatgtgtgaatgtaatCTTGCTTAGATGTTTTCTGAAACAATTGTTATAACCACCATACTATATAACCTACACATAACATAACGTgtgagtggatggcatgatggatGTATGATGAAAGTTTGGATAAAGGAGTCCCTTCAGACCTGAGTTTCCACGCTGTTTGATGCACTGGCCTCGGTTTGGGATCCCAGCTGAGGGGTTTCCAGGGTTGATAATGTGGCACTCGTAACCAGTTGGGCAGAGCAAAGGCTCATCTCCATCCTCTGTGGTGCTGCAGGCCTCAGCTACACATAAAGACAGTCAAGCAAGTTACTGGTATGTTCCCACTGTgttattatttagtaataatagaAACCCATCAATAGATTGCAGTGTTGGAGTTAGAAAAggtattaaataacattaagtaACAATCATGAGGGTCGAGGTTTTGCTGGTCAGCATGGGTgagttttttaaatagtttgtgaGTCCTTGAGAAGAAACAAATGAGTCAGCTGAGCCTTACTGAAAGACTGTAAGGCTATCCCTCaaagcctcattttcattcatggAAAACTGAATATGGCATCTACCGTAACGAAGGCCTATTtggatgtttttattaatgctcCAAACAACATTTAATGGTGAGTCAGTATTCAATCACTGATTAATTGATACATACCCTGCAGAACCTCTTCTGGTCCATCTAACAGCCAGCCGTTCCCTCCTAACCACCGTGGCTTGGGTTGCACCAACCAGTCCAGAACTGACCAATAAGAAATCAATACACAATATCAGCATGGTTAAATGTAGTCTGGATTCACCATATACACATCCAGCTCAGTAACTCCTACTTCATGAGAGgatcaattcattttaaaaatccattaaCAGTATGCCTTGTAGAAATGTTAAAGTTGAAGTTTGCATCTATTGCTTATATTGATTTTTGAGCAGATCATGGTGTTTTTTCTTACCGGGTGGAGGTTGTACTGACTCCAGGCAGGCGTAGATGCAGCCGTTGTAACAGCACTGCTTGTGTCTCTCACACTCAGAATCCGACCGGCAGCCCGGCACCTCACAGGCTCGCTCGGGCAGCATCTGCGGTGGAGGAGGACAGCGGTCGTTCTTCTGGTGCTGAGTGTTCTGAGGATGGTTGGAGTACTCATAGTCCTGAGAGATTTAAAGACAACATATGTTAgggatattattattagtatttctaaaagtgttttgtacatttttgaaagaagagtaacattgtgacatattattacaattttacccTTTTCTCtgactatatatttaaaatgtaattcattttagcagctattactccagtgaagtgtcacatgatccttcagaaattatatatgctgatttggtgctttaaGAAACATTccttttttgaaaacatttttcctgcttaatattttatgggAGCCATGATACACCttgattcaaaagtttgggatatgtttaaaaaaaaataaaataaaaaaaaaaatatatatatatatatatatatatatatatatatatatatatatattcagcaaggatgcatttaattgatcaaaagtgacagtaaagacatttataatgttatatataaaaaaagtctatTTCAAAGAAAAGCTGTTCAGTGATCTTTCAGTTCAGAAAaaattgtatcatggttttcacaaaaatattccaGCAAATagttttccacattgataataataagaactctttttaataattaaggaccaaataagtatattagaatgatttctgaatgatcatgtgacactaaagactgagtaatggctgctgaaaattcagttttgccatcacatgaatgttttaaaatacattccaatagaaaacagttatttttaaattgtaataatatttcacaatattactgttttactgtatttttgatcaaataaatgcagccttggtgagcataaaagaaaacattttcaaaaaacatacttttttaaagcttccactaagaagaagaagaagaacaagaagaaaaaaaaacaacagcaaaaaaacaacaaaaacatttacattaattgtatacattaataataacagtttCCATGGATGACATTTTGCATCTACAATAGCCTGTGACCTTCTCTGATTTAGCACTGATAATGTAACAGGTTCACAGTTCAGGAACATAATGCCTCTCATAGAGATGCTGGGTTAGAAAAAAAGGCCTTTCATCCAACCCTGGGCCTTTCTGCTCTAGTTTTCTTCCTCCCCTGGGTTCTTCAAGGGGCTCATAGATCTGACTGAGCCAGGTTTCAGTTTGCACCAGAGGTACTGTTCAGGGGTGCCTATTGTTCTGAGAGTACTCCTCCATTCTCTtgcttttgattttctttttacatttcaacACTACTTAAGCTCATCAGTTCTCTTGCTACTCTGGCCAAGTATATATACTAAACTGCTGCTGAAACTCCAGAACAGAGCTTTAGAATGCAGACACGCATGAGCTGGTATTCAGCACTTTATTCCTTTTATTATGGGCCCCAAGTTGAAATGTGGCTGTGATTTTGTTTACTAATTAAATTATGGGTTTGTGAACTGCATGCATCTTAAAACTCAGCATGTTCACTTGGCAAGTTTGGAGCTATGCTTtcgaaaaaaatgttaaaataaaagcaaatgtcTGGCAATAAGccgattgtttttgtttttgcaattagcttagatt
This genomic window contains:
- the LOC109110728 gene encoding WAP four-disulfide core domain protein 1-like, whose product is MPGCQIWTGFVPVLLVWMLLASGSGNARMIGKRGLSQKDYEYSNHPQNTQHQKNDRCPPPPQMLPERACEVPGCRSDSECERHKQCCYNGCIYACLESVQPPPVLDWLVQPKPRWLGGNGWLLDGPEEVLQAEACSTTEDGDEPLLCPTGYECHIINPGNPSAGIPNRGQCIKQRGNSDGRSLRHKSFKDYKDYLGSNSNNAVSYEKHQHKHLG